A region from the Pyrinomonadaceae bacterium genome encodes:
- a CDS encoding lysylphosphatidylglycerol synthase domain-containing protein yields the protein MTDTSKSARTKRMIAWGQAVAFVLGALLLWYVVRRVGVQPIFTALSRVGFGFFIIVALNGFRHVLRTISMRISVPAEHRRFSFMQAFAARLGGEAMSFLTFAGPLLGEPTKIALLRKRVPLVHGVPALVVDNLLYNLSVVLMIFGGALLMLLTYAVPPVAREVLILIAAIAFLGLIAAALATRRRATLVTSLIDKLGRKGFRPRFLRTRRHHIYRVELTIYAFFKRRRAAFLTMIGLDVAAHISSVVEVYMTLRLLGFSASAGAAYIIESLTKVINFAFGFVPGTIGVYETGNGIILKTLGYTTAIGLALAIVRKAAIIFWTVMGMLVLTSRAVPNAWASLLHRSPRLQKLADSLVLSNIAHRPARTAVSIAGIALGVLLVVFTVGLAHGVLRERGRREAKIGAEILLRPAGTLGLSGAQSFTIPVAHADELRRVEGVRTAVPIGQSLDRSDSGFGSRLIEGIPFDDYAALAGLTIREGRGLDKGDEVIIPPQWKADNQVELGSTVTIYERPFRIVGVYEPSGGGSLKIPLATMQDQVGSENRCNAILIACNDPALQDQVAARIKEKFPDDQIIFTRDLPEIYLGAVPALNIFLKVVIGVAATISTLVILLAMYTTVTERTRQIGILKSLGMSKASIAWVIEQEAIIVSVLGVFIGVVLTMLLRVTVMRSTSLIVDIEPKWIAISLVVGLIGGSIGALYPALRAARQDAVDALSYE from the coding sequence GTGACCGATACCTCCAAATCTGCTCGTACCAAACGCATGATTGCCTGGGGCCAGGCCGTCGCGTTCGTGCTCGGCGCGCTACTGCTGTGGTACGTCGTGCGGCGCGTTGGCGTGCAACCAATCTTCACGGCGTTGAGCCGGGTCGGCTTTGGGTTCTTCATCATCGTCGCGCTCAACGGTTTTCGCCACGTGCTGCGGACCATCTCGATGCGCATTTCGGTACCGGCTGAGCATCGCCGCTTTAGCTTCATGCAGGCGTTCGCCGCGCGACTCGGTGGAGAAGCGATGAGCTTCCTCACGTTTGCCGGTCCACTGCTTGGCGAACCGACGAAAATCGCCCTCCTGAGAAAGCGAGTCCCGCTGGTGCACGGCGTGCCGGCGCTGGTGGTCGATAACCTTTTGTACAACCTCTCAGTTGTGCTGATGATTTTCGGCGGCGCGCTGCTGATGCTCCTCACCTACGCGGTGCCGCCGGTTGCGCGGGAAGTCCTAATCCTCATCGCCGCGATCGCATTTCTCGGGCTGATCGCCGCCGCGCTGGCCACCCGTCGGCGGGCGACGCTGGTCACCTCGCTCATCGACAAGCTGGGCCGCAAAGGCTTTCGTCCCAGGTTTCTTCGAACGCGCCGGCATCACATCTATCGCGTCGAGCTGACCATTTACGCGTTCTTTAAGCGACGGCGCGCGGCGTTCTTGACGATGATTGGTCTCGATGTCGCGGCGCACATCAGCAGCGTGGTTGAGGTGTATATGACGCTGCGCCTCCTCGGCTTTTCAGCCAGCGCCGGCGCGGCTTACATCATTGAGTCGCTGACGAAAGTCATTAACTTCGCGTTTGGATTTGTCCCGGGCACGATCGGCGTGTACGAAACCGGTAACGGAATCATTCTGAAGACGCTCGGCTATACGACGGCGATCGGTCTCGCACTGGCCATCGTTCGCAAGGCCGCAATCATTTTCTGGACCGTTATGGGCATGCTCGTGCTGACCTCGCGCGCCGTGCCGAACGCCTGGGCGAGTCTGCTGCACCGCAGTCCGCGTCTGCAAAAGCTTGCCGACAGCCTCGTACTTTCAAACATTGCCCATCGTCCCGCGCGCACGGCGGTCAGCATCGCCGGAATCGCGCTCGGTGTCTTGCTGGTCGTGTTCACTGTCGGCCTGGCGCACGGCGTTTTGCGTGAACGGGGCCGGCGTGAAGCAAAAATTGGCGCCGAAATTCTTCTGCGCCCCGCCGGAACGCTCGGACTGAGCGGCGCGCAATCTTTTACGATTCCCGTCGCTCATGCGGACGAACTCCGGCGCGTCGAAGGCGTGCGCACGGCGGTGCCGATCGGCCAGAGCCTCGATCGCAGCGATAGCGGCTTTGGCTCGCGTCTGATCGAAGGTATTCCGTTCGACGACTATGCTGCGTTAGCTGGTCTGACGATTCGCGAGGGCCGCGGTCTTGACAAAGGTGACGAAGTGATCATCCCTCCGCAATGGAAAGCCGATAATCAGGTGGAACTCGGTTCGACGGTTACGATCTACGAACGACCTTTTCGCATCGTCGGAGTTTATGAACCATCAGGCGGTGGAAGCCTGAAAATTCCCCTCGCGACGATGCAGGACCAGGTCGGCAGCGAGAACCGCTGCAACGCGATTCTGATCGCCTGCAACGATCCAGCGCTCCAGGATCAGGTGGCCGCGCGTATCAAAGAAAAGTTTCCTGACGATCAAATCATCTTCACCCGTGACCTGCCTGAGATTTACCTGGGCGCCGTCCCCGCGCTGAACATCTTTCTGAAAGTCGTCATCGGCGTCGCCGCGACAATTAGCACCCTGGTGATTCTGCTCGCGATGTACACGACCGTAACTGAACGCACGCGGCAAATCGGCATTCTCAAATCGCTCGGCATGTCGAAAGCTTCAATTGCCTGGGTCATTGAGCAGGAAGCAATTATTGTCAGCGTGCTCGGTGTTTTCATCGGCGTCGTTCTCACGATGCTCTTGCGCGTGACCGTAATGCGTTCGACGTCTCTGATCGTGGACATCGAGCCAAAATGGATCGCGATTTCCCTCGTCGTCGGTTTGATCGGCGGCTCAATCGGCGCGCTCTATCCCGCTTTGCGCGCCGCCCGCCAGGATGCAGTTGATGCGTTGAGTTACGAGTGA
- a CDS encoding DUF3303 family protein, translated as MIVEHFKNQDPVPVYRRFRDRGRLAPEGLEYVSSWVDEKLQLCFQLMETDHPEYLDEWLVNWKDLVEFEVYRVISSKEAAEKVSSLL; from the coding sequence ATGATCGTCGAACATTTTAAGAACCAGGATCCTGTACCCGTATATCGACGTTTTCGGGATCGCGGACGACTCGCTCCGGAGGGCTTGGAATACGTATCGAGCTGGGTCGATGAAAAACTGCAACTATGCTTTCAATTGATGGAGACGGATCATCCCGAATATCTCGACGAATGGCTCGTTAACTGGAAAGATCTTGTTGAATTTGAGGTTTACCGCGTCATTTCCTCAAAGGAGGCGGCTGAAAAGGTCTCCTCGTTGCTGTGA